In the genome of Streptomyces sp. 846.5, the window CGGTCGAGAAGGCCGGGGCCGGCGTCTCCGTCTTCGACCTCTCCAGCTCCGAGGGCGCGACCAAGTGGCTCGGCGGCACCTGGCCGGCCGCCGGCGTGCTGACCCTGAACAGCTGGGTCCAGTCGCACCAGGACACCGCGCAGAAGGTGGTCGACGCGCTGGTCGCGACGATGCACTGGATCAACACCCACTCCGCCGCGGACATCGCCAACGCGCTGCCGGCGTCCTACACCAACAACGGTCTGATCACCAAGGACGTCTACACCGCCGCGCTCGCCCAGGACAAGGGCCAGTTCCTCCCGGACGGGATGATGCCCGCCACCGGCCCGGCGACCGTGGAGACCACCGCCAAGCTCTCCGGCGTCGACGTCAGCAAGGTCAACGTGGCCAACACCTACACCAACAAGTACGTCATCGCGGCGAACAAGCTGGAGGGCTTCACGGTCAGCGGCTGACCCCCACCACGTGACCGGTGCCGGATCCAGCCCTGGACAGCCTGGACCCGGCACCGGTCGCCACCACTCCGACCGCCGCCCGGCATCTCGAGCCCGGGCGGCGGTCGGTGCACGTGGCCAGGGCACGCGATCGCCGCGTTCTGCGCGTTCTGCTCGTTCTGCTCAGCGGTCGGGGGCTGGGCAAATCATCCCTGACCAGTAACAATCGGTCCACGAGCGCGGCAACGGTGCCGGTCGAGATCCAAGTGGTGAGAGACCATGTTCCCAAGGAGACCCAGACGGGGCCCAGGCCGCAGGCTGTCCACCCGGATCCTGGCCAGCCAGGTCGCCATCCTGGCCGTGACCAGCGTGATCGGTTTCGTCCTGTTCGCCTGGGCGCAGCGGGCCCAGCTCGACAACGAGTACGAGCAGCGCGCGCTGTCCATCGCCCAGGTCGCCGCCTCGGACCCGCAGATCGTCGCCGGCATGACCGTCCCGGGCAGCGGGTCCCTGGTGCAGGCGGCCGCCGAGCGGATCGCCCACTCCTCCCGGGCCTCCTACGTCGTGGTGATCGACCTGCACGGCGTCCGGCACTCCCACCCGTACCCCGAACTCATCGGGCAGCGGGTCAGCGAGCCGATCGTGGTGCTCGACGGGCAGGGACACACCGGCATCGACCCGGGCGCCACCGGACGGTCGGCCAACGGCAAGGCACCCCTCTTCGGCCCCTCGGGCAGCATCATCGGCGAGGTCTCGGTCGGCATCCCGGAGCACCACGTCGCAGGTCAGCTGTGGCGGGAGCTGCCCACCTTCGCGCTGTACGCGGGCATCGCCCTCGGCGTCGGCTGCGCCGCCTCGTACGCCCTGGCCCGGCGGCTCAAGCGGTCCACCTTCGGTCTTGAGCTGGAGGAGATCGCCGGCCTGCTGCAGGACCGGGAGGCCATGCTGCACGGGATCAGGGAGGGCGTGATCGCCTTCGACCCGCGCGGCAACATCACCGTGGTCAACGACGAGGCCCGGCGGCTGCTGCAGATCGACACCGCGCTCGGCCTGAAGCCCGCGGACGTCTTCCCGGAGGGTCGGCTGCGCGACGCCCTGGACGGCACCCTCACCGGCACCGACCTCACCGTGCTCACCGACCGCTACTGCCTGGTCGTCAACCGGATGCCGGTGGGCCTGCGCGGGCACCAGCTCGGGGCCGTGGTGACCGTGCGCGACCGCACCGAGATGGTCGGCCTGCTGCGCGAGCTGGACTCGGTGCGCGGGCTCACCGACGCGCTCCGCGCCCAGCAGCACGAGTTCGCCAACCGGATGCACATCCTGGCCGGGCTGCTGGACCTGGGCGAGCACGAGGCGGCCTTCGAGTTCGCGGTGGAGTCGGCCGGGGCCGAACCCGCGCTGACCGAGTCGGTGCGGCAGCGCATCGGCAGCCCGCTGATGGTCGGGCTGATCGTGGCGAAGTCCACCGTCGCCGCGGAGCGCGGGGTGCGGATCACCCTCACCGAGGACTCCCAGCTCGGCGACCAGCCGACGCATCTGCGCGGGCTGCTCACCATCGTCGGCAACCTGCTGGACAACGCGGTGGACGCGGCGGTGTCCGGGACCCCCGCGCCGGGCGGCGCACAGGTCCGGCTCTCGCTGGTGGAGACGCCGTCGGCGATCACACTCCAGGTCGCCGACTCGGGCCCGGGGGTGCCCCCCGAGGCCGTCGAATCGATCTTTGAGGACGGCTGGTCCACCCGGCCGGACCGGGGCACAGCACGGCGCGGCCTCGGACTGGCCCTGGTGCACCGACTGGTGCGGCACCACGGCGGGACGATCACGGTGGGCAAGGAGGTCGGTGCGGTGTTCACCGTCACGCTTCCGCTGTCCGGCACCACCCCGGCCGGCGCCGTCGGCAGCTCCCCCGCCGTCCCCGCCGCCCGGACGACCCCGCTCCAACTCGCGGCCTCGGGAGGCGATCGCTGGTGATCGGCGTGCTGGTGGTGGACGACGACTTCCGGGTCAGCGGCATCCATGCCCGCTATGTGGAGCGCACCGAGGGTTTTGAGGTCGTCGGGCAGGCCTCGACGGTCGAGACGGCCGTCCGGGCGGCCCGCGAACTGCAGCCCGAGCTGCTGCTGCTGGACATCCATCTGCCCGACGGCAGCGGCCTGGACGTGCTGCACCGGCTGACCGGCGAGTCCGGCGGCGCCCGGCCCGACGCCGTGGTGATCACCGGAGCCAGGGACGTGGCCACGGTGCGCTCGGCGATGAAGCTCGGCGCGGTGGGCTACCTGGTCAAGCCGTTCGGATTCGCCGAGTTCAGCGAGCGGCTGACGGCCTTTCGGGAACTGCACCACCGCGTCCACGCCCTGGGACCGGCCACCGAGACCGACCAGGCCCAGGTCGACGCCCTGTTCGGCGTCGCCCGCCCGGCGCCGGTGCTGCAGCCGCCGGCCAAGGGGCTCTCCGCCCCCACCCTCGCGCTGGTCCGCGAGGCGCTGCGGGAGCGCGACCTGTCGGCGGCGGAGGTGGCCGAGGTGACCGGGATCTCCCGGCCGACCGCGCAGCGCTATCTCTCCTACCTGGTCCGCGACGGCCGGGCCCGGCTGGAGTTCCGCTACGGGGCGGCGGGCCGGCCCGAGCACCGCTACAGCACGACGGCCTGACGCGCCGGCAGCGTCCGGAGCATACAGAGAGCACAGCAGGCACACAGGGCGCAACAAACACGGGTAGTACGGACACCGACGGATACGCGGCGTTCACGCGAGGGGCAAGGGTTATCCCGCTTATGCGAGGGACAGCGCGCTCCTAGCGTGAGACCCGACCGCTTCCGGCGCCGCAGTGACCAAATCCCCACCGGGCCAAGGGCACTGCGCGCTCTCTCGTCCCAGGAGGACACCCGTGAAGATGCCCCTCCGCGCCGCCATCGGACTGCTGGCCGCCCCCCTGCCCATCATCGCGCTGGCCGTCGCCCCCGCAGCCCACGCGTCGGTCCAGCCGAACGTCGCCCTGCGCAGCGACGTCCTGCCCGTGATCGCTCACGCCACCCGCACCGGCCAGGTCGCCGCGAACAAGGGCATATCCGTCACGGTCAGCCTCGCCCAGCGCGACCCGGCCGGTCTGCAGACGTTCCTGAAGCAGGTCACCGACGCCAAGTCGAGCCAGTACAAGCACTATCTGACGGTCAAGCAGTTCGCGGACCGCTTCGGCGCCTCGAACGCCTCCATCAGCCAGGTCACCGCCTACCTGCGGGCGCAGGGCCTGACCGTCGGCGCGGTCACCGGGAACCACCTGACCCTGCAGGCCAGCGGCACCGCCGCGCAGATCCAGACGGCCTTCGGCACCACCCTGGCGACCTACCA includes:
- a CDS encoding sensor histidine kinase, giving the protein MFPRRPRRGPGRRLSTRILASQVAILAVTSVIGFVLFAWAQRAQLDNEYEQRALSIAQVAASDPQIVAGMTVPGSGSLVQAAAERIAHSSRASYVVVIDLHGVRHSHPYPELIGQRVSEPIVVLDGQGHTGIDPGATGRSANGKAPLFGPSGSIIGEVSVGIPEHHVAGQLWRELPTFALYAGIALGVGCAASYALARRLKRSTFGLELEEIAGLLQDREAMLHGIREGVIAFDPRGNITVVNDEARRLLQIDTALGLKPADVFPEGRLRDALDGTLTGTDLTVLTDRYCLVVNRMPVGLRGHQLGAVVTVRDRTEMVGLLRELDSVRGLTDALRAQQHEFANRMHILAGLLDLGEHEAAFEFAVESAGAEPALTESVRQRIGSPLMVGLIVAKSTVAAERGVRITLTEDSQLGDQPTHLRGLLTIVGNLLDNAVDAAVSGTPAPGGAQVRLSLVETPSAITLQVADSGPGVPPEAVESIFEDGWSTRPDRGTARRGLGLALVHRLVRHHGGTITVGKEVGAVFTVTLPLSGTTPAGAVGSSPAVPAARTTPLQLAASGGDRW
- a CDS encoding response regulator — translated: MIGVLVVDDDFRVSGIHARYVERTEGFEVVGQASTVETAVRAARELQPELLLLDIHLPDGSGLDVLHRLTGESGGARPDAVVITGARDVATVRSAMKLGAVGYLVKPFGFAEFSERLTAFRELHHRVHALGPATETDQAQVDALFGVARPAPVLQPPAKGLSAPTLALVREALRERDLSAAEVAEVTGISRPTAQRYLSYLVRDGRARLEFRYGAAGRPEHRYSTTA